The following is a genomic window from Bordetella sp. H567.
ACCATGCGCACGTGGTCGCCCTGGAAGCCCGCCCCGCCAATATCGAAGGACGCGGCCACATCGCCATCCGCGATCTGGTGCGCAATGCGCTGCGCATGCGGCCCGACCGCATCGTGGTCGGCGAATGCCGCGGCGCGGAAGCCTTCGATATGCTGGCCGCCATGAATACCGGCCACGAAGGCTCGCTGACGACGCTGCACGCGAACAGTCCCCGTGACGCCCTGGGCCGCCTGGAAACCATGATATTGATGGCGGGCATGGAGCTGCCCTTGGCCGCGGTACGGGAACATATTGCGTCCAGCATCCATCTGATCGTGCAACAGGCACGAATGCCCGACGGCAGGCGGCTGGTCACCGCCATCGTGGAGGTAACCGGCATGGAGGGCGGACGCATACAGACCCAGCCGCTGTTCGTCCATGAGGGCGGCACGGGGCGTGGCAGCTTCACCGGCTGCGGCACGATGCCGACCTTCGCCGACGCCTGGCGCGAAGCCGGCCGCCCGCTGGACCCCGCGCTGTTCATGGGGCGCACGCCATGCGAGCCGCCCTCCATGCATGCGGGCGCCATGCACGGCGGCGCCTCCGCGGACTGGCGGCAATGATATGGCTGGCGGCGCTGGCCGCGACATGCTGCGTCATGCTTGCATGCTGGACGGCCTACGGCTGGTTTGCCGGCGCATGGTCCCGCTACCGGCAGGTGTACACCGACGAGGCCGGCGCACGGCTGGACGAGGTATTCCTGTTCGTCGATCCGCGCCAGCTATGGGCGGCGAACCTGGCCTTTTGTTCGGCTGCCGCGATGGCGGCCTACGCAGCCACCGGCAGCGGCGCGCTCGCCGTGTTGGCCGGGCTTGCGCCGATCCGGGGCCCACACGCCCTGATCGCGCTGCTGCGGCGCCGTCGGCACCTTCGCTTCGACGCGCAGTTGCCCGATATGCTGCTGGCCCTGGGATCCAGTCTGCGTGCCGGCGCAAGCCTGACAGGGGCCCTGCGGCAATTGATCGACCACTGCGAACCGCCGGTGTCGCAGGAATTCGGCTTGATCCTGCGCGAGCAGCGCCTGGGAATCTCGTTCGATCAGGCGCTGCTCAACCTGCAGGGCCGCATGCCGACCGACGCAGCGGGGCTGGTCGT
Proteins encoded in this region:
- a CDS encoding type II secretion system F family protein, with translation MIWLAALAATCCVMLACWTAYGWFAGAWSRYRQVYTDEAGARLDEVFLFVDPRQLWAANLAFCSAAAMAAYAATGSGALAVLAGLAPIRGPHALIALLRRRRHLRFDAQLPDMLLALGSSLRAGASLTGALRQLIDHCEPPVSQEFGLILREQRLGISFDQALLNLQGRMPTDAAGLVVAALRIAAQTGGNLAEALERIATVLSARLQLQGRIRTLTAQGRLQAWIVGALTPVLAGVLTWLDPVSMAALWHTPAGWSALAIIAMLEIAGVVWIRRIVNIDI